In Triticum aestivum cultivar Chinese Spring chromosome 5B, IWGSC CS RefSeq v2.1, whole genome shotgun sequence, the following proteins share a genomic window:
- the LOC123111349 gene encoding BTB/POZ domain-containing protein At3g08570 codes for MGLASDSAGFPFSAKLSAANSPRFCNPMSRRIFSDVAGDITVSVDGQSFLLHKFPLVSRCGRIRRMVADAKDPDLSKLELVNVPGGATAFELAAKFCYGSNFEITTANVAHLRCIAEYLEMTDDYQDENLIVRTEMYLNDLVVKNLEKSLQVLCACEGLDPMVEEIGFVDRCVDAIAMNASKEQLVSGLAHLECDAGSGKLRMHCQDWWVEDLSALRIDYYQRVIAAMRRSGVRPESIGTSIVHYAQTALKGIERRHVWDSGPLVGDNQRVVVETLINLMATEKITAVTLSFLFGMLRMAIEVDAGLDYRIEVEKRIGLHLEMASLDDLLIPSMQASESMFDVDTVHRILVNFLQRIEEDDSGDLSPCGYESDGLKSPSHGSVLKVGRLMDGYLAEIAPDPYLKLQKFMTLIELLPDYARIVDDGLYRAIDIYLKAHPSLMESECKKLCKLIDCQKLSQDASSHAAQNDRLPMQMVVRVLYFEQLRLKSSFSGGHSGGGGEYCSFSQRITMPISGSGVPSSCVSPRAAGAADSYASLRRENRELKLEVSRMRVRLTELEREQGMMKQGMRDGRPGEHGRAFFASISRGIGRMAMFGPAGERRKKSSRATASSQCSEGKSRRRKKPSVTYA; via the exons ATGGGGTTGGCCAGCGACAGCGCCGGGTTCCCCTTCTCCGCCAAGCTCTCCGCCGCCAACTCGCCGCGCTTCTGCAACCCCATGAGCAGGAG GATATTTTCAGATGTTGCTGGCGATATAACGGTATCGGTGGATGGCCAATCTTTCCTACTGCACAAG TTCCCTTTAGTCTCTCGGTGCGGAAGAATAAGACGAATGGTAGCCGACGCCAAGGATCCAGATCTCTCAAAGCTTGAGCTTGTAAATGTACCAGGGGGAGCTACAGCATTCGAACTCGCTGCCAAGTTCTGTTATGGGAGTAACTTTGAAATAACCACTGCCAATGTAGCTCATCTACGGTGCATTGCAGAATATTTGGAAATGACAGATGACTATCAAGATGAGAACCTCATTGTTCGAACAGAGATGTACCTGAATGACCTTGTGGTCAAGAACCTTGAGAAATCACTACAAGTTTTATGCGCGTGTGAAGGCTTGGATCCTATGGTGGAGGAAATCGGATTTGTCGATAGGTGTGTCGATGCAATTGCGATGAACGCAAGCAAGGAGCAGCTGGTTTCAGGTTTGGCTCACTTGGAATGCGACGCAGGATCCGGGAAGTTGCGGATGCATTGCCAGGATTGGTGGGTTGAAGATCTTTCTGCTCTAAGAATCGACTATTATCAGCGAGTGATTGCCGCGATGAGGAGAAGTGGAGTGAGACCGGAGAGCATAGGCACTTCTATCGTGCACTACGCTCAAACAGCTCTCAAGGGCATCGAAAGGCGGCACGTGTGGGATTCTGGCCCACTTGTCGGTGACAACCAAAGAGTGGTTGTGGAAACCCTCATCAACCTGATGGCAACCGAGAAGATCACAGCTGTTACCCTGTCATTCTTGTTCGGCATGCTGAGAATGGCGATAGAGGTTGATGCAGGACTAGATTACAGGATTGAAGTCGAGAAAAGGATCGGTCTCCATCTTGAGATGGCATCACTTGATGATCTTCTCATCCCCTCCATGCAAGCCAGCGAATCCATGTTTGACGTCGACACGGTCCATCGCATTTTGGTCAACTTCTTGCAAAGGATTGAGGAAGATGATTCGGGAGACTTGTCACCTTGCGGATACGAGTCCGACGGACTCAAGTCTCCGAGCCACGGCTCGGTGCTCAAGGTCGGAAGGCTAATGGATGGTTATCTTGCAGAAATAGCACCAGATCCTTATCTGAAACTGCAGAAGTTCATGACCCTCATCGAATTGTTGCCAGATTACGCTCGCATTGTTGATGATGGACTCTACCGAGCCATCGACATATACCTAAAG GCACACCCATCTCTGATGGAATCCGAGTGCAAGAAGCTGTGCAAGCTGATCGACTGCCAGAAGCTGTCTCAGGACGCGTCGAGCCACGCTGCGCAGAACGACCGGCTCCCGATGCAGATGGTGGTGCGCGTGCTCTACTTCGAGCAGCTCCGCCTCAAGTCGTCCTTCTCGGGCGgccactccggcggcggcggcgagtactGCTCCTTCTCCCAGCGGATCACCATGCCGATCAGCGGGAGCGGCGTGCCGAGCTCGTGCgtgtcgccccgcgccgccggcgccgccgacaGCTACGCGTCGCTGCGGCGGGAGAACCGGGAGCTGAAGCTGGAGGTGTCGCGGATGCGGGTGCGGCTGACGGAGCTGGAGCGGGAGCAGGGGATGATGAAGCAGGGGATGCGGGACGGCCGCCCCGGGGAGCACGGCCGCGCCTTCTTCGCGTCGATATCGAGGGGGATCGGGCGGATGGccatgttcggcccggccggggagAGGCGGAAGAAGAGCTCGAGGGCGACGGCGAGCTCGCAGTGCTCCGAAGGGAAGAGCCGGAGGAGGAAGAAACCATCGGTCACGTATGCGTAG